The window TTACTACAGCCCATAATGGCACCCTTGTTCTCAAATATTTGGACATGGTTGATATTCTTTTCCTCTCCCAGTGACTTATACTCTTTTTGCCAAAGTTGAACGACTTTTTCGATATCTTCAGTTTTCATTAAGGGCAGGGTCAGAGAATGGTCAGGCGAAAAACATATTACCTTACAGATGCCACTTTCCCCCTTGGATATCAACAGCCCTTCTTCTATTTCAGTCGTAGGAGTGTCCTCTATTAAAGCAGAGTAATCATTGGTGAAAGAATAGACCGAATCATAATTTGGATTGGTGCTTCCACCGGCACGCATATTTCCGGGACACAAGTAACAATTGGCATCATAGACCTCAGTTTTAGGAGAAGCTTTTTGTTCTTGCTTTCCCTGCCAAGGTCGCTTGGTCCGATGGGGAGAAACCAAAATCCATTCTCCAGTCAGGATATTGTATCTTTTATGTGTGTGTTTATTAAGTTTATTTGTCATATCGAAATCTGTCAATTGTTAATATCGCTTATGAATCACCAAAGCAGCGCATAAAGTACTGTCAGTACTATCATGATGGCAAATGCACCAATATTGAACATAGGACCGGTCCTAAAGGTTTCCTTGGCAAATTTGATGCCCTTGGGGTCTTCCTTGCCGCTGTTCTGAAGATAACTGGCCAACATAATCACCATGACCGTAATCAAGAAGGTGAGGCCCATCTGGTCCATCCATGGAAGGGAGGGAAAAATGGGTTCCAGAGCACTTCCATTAACCCAACCCTTAGGTCCCACTTTGAAGAACATGGCCACAGGAATGGAGGCCAAAACACCGATGATGGCTCCCCGGTTGGTGGTCTTCTTCCAGAAAAGGCCCAATAAAAACACGGCAAGGATACCCGGGCTCACCACTCCGGTATACTCCTGTATGAACTGGAACGCCTGATCCAACCCACCCAAAAGAGGTGCCAAGACCATAGCGATGACCAGGGCGGCCGCGGCGGAAAGACGCCCAACCCCAACCAATGTCTTGTTGCTCGCATGATTGTTCATGTGCTGTTTATAAATATCCATGGTGAAAATGGTGGAGGTCGAGTTCAACATTGAGGCTAAGGAGGATACAATGGCCGCGGCAAGGGCCGCAATGGCAACTCCCTTGAGTCCGGTGGGCAAAAACTGCATCAACCACGGGTAGGCCTTGTCCGAGGCCCCAGAGGATGGAATGTTGTACAGCCCGGTCTCACCAAGGCCCGCCAACAGACCAGGATCGTTTACAATGACATAGGCCGCAATTCCCGGGATCACCACGATCAATGGTATGATCAACTTCAGGAAAGCGGCAAACAATATCCCTTTTTGCGACTCCTTCAGGGACTTGGCCGCCAGGGTACGCTGAATAATATATTGGTTGAACCCCCAATAATACAGGTTGGCCACCCAGAGCCCTCCTACGAGCACCCCTATTCCGGGCAGATTTACATACTCAGGGTTGCTCTTGTCCAAAATTAAATCAAAATGGTCCGGTACGGTATCAAAGACCCTTTGGAGCCCGGCCATGACACCTTCTCCACCAGAAACGGTGTCCAATGCCAAATAGGTGGTGACCAATCCGCCTAAGACCAAGAACACCACTTGGATAATATCTGTCCAGGCAACGGCCGCCAATCCACCGTAAAGGGAATAGGCCGCCGCGAAAAGCCCCAAGCCAATAATAGCATAGATCATATCAACCCCCAGAATGGTCTCCAGTGCAAGTCCACCTAAATACAAAACTGAGGTAAGATTCACAAAGATGTAGAGGCAAACCCAGAACACCGCCAAAATCGATTTTAAATCGGAGGAATACCGTTTTTCAATGAATTCCGGGATAGTGTACAGTTTTTTCTCTATGAAGACAGGTAGGAAATACTTCCCCACGATCAAAAGTGTCAAGGCTCCCATCCATTCATAGGATGCAATACCAAGCCCTAAGGCAAAGCCCGAACCCGACATCCCGATGAACTGTTCCGCCGATATGTTGGCCGCTATCAGTGAGGCGCCAATGGCCCACCATGGCAGGGATTTACTGGCCAAAAAATAGTCCTCGGTGCTCTTTTTCGTCCCTTTTTTGGTCCTAGAGACCCATAGGCCCACGGTCAAAATGACCACTGCATACAATCCAAAGACCAAATAGTCCCAAAATTCAAAACTGCCTTCCATGTGTTTGCATTTTGTTAGTTAGTATTTTACTTTCAAATTCCTGTTATACCTTTCCATAATGTTGAGTCAGAAGATTTCTTAATCTGACCGCCGTCGACTCCTCTGGAGGTGTGTCCTCCAGAAGGGCCGAAAAATCATTGGCAAAGCTGGACACCTGTTCGTATCCAGGATTTTTGTGGGCGTGAGCCCTCATATTTCGCGGGCATAGATAGCAATCCTTGTCGTTAGATGGTTTGGTTTTCTTGGTAAGCTCTTCCTGTGTGCCCTGCCATGACCTTTTGATCCTGTTCGTTGATACGAGCGTCCACTCCCCAGTGAGGATGTTGTAGCTGCGGTACGGTATTTGGTTCCATTGGTTTTCAGCCATCCTGTTTCATAATTGTTGTCCCTTGGCTGGGAACCGTTTGAAAGGAAGATAGTTCTATTCCGAATTTGCGCTTATATTCCGATGAGGCAATGGCCAAATATTCTTCGACCGCACTCTTGTGAATAATGTTTAATGTACAGCCGCCAAATCCACCACCGACCATTCGGGACCCAAGAATCTTTCGTTCGCCTTTTGAAAAATCCACCAAAAAGTCAAGTTCCGGACAGCTCACTTCATATTTTTCGCGCTGTCCTTTGTGTGATTTATAAAGAAGCTCACCCAAAGCGATGATATCCCCTCTCTTTAAAGCCTCCGCAGCATCCAACACCCTCTGGTTTTCTTCCAAAACATAGGAGCACCTTCTATATCTTATTTCCCCAAGCATGGTACTACATTCCTCTACCATATCCTTCGTAATGGACCTGAATGAATTATTGACCCCAAAAAACTCCGAGATGAGCTTAAGTCCTGAAGCACTTTCCTCCCTTCTGGTGTTGTAGGCACTTGCGGCCAAGTTGTGTGAAACATTGGTGTTCAACATCAAAATGACATAGGGATCTAGATTTGTGGGGATGTATTCATAGTCAAGGTCTCTACAGTCCAATAACATGGAATGTCCTTCCTTGCCCATCATGGAAGCAAACTGGTCCATAATCCCACATTGGGTGCCCACAAAGTTATGCTCCGCTCTTTGGCACAATTTGATAAGTTCCCATTTCTCCAACCCTAGTCCAAACAATTCGTTCAATCCATAGGCAAGGCCACATTCCAGTGCAGCCGAGGAGCTCATGCCAGACCCTATGGGAACATTGGTTTGCATTGTGCAGTCAAAACCCTTCAACTCTTGGGTAAGGGCTTGAAGCTCTTTAAGTACCCCAAGTACATAGTCGTGCCAACCCTCCGTCCCATGCTTCAGATCATACAAGTCTGCCACATAAGTGTTTTCGAATCCCTCGCTTTTTATCGTGCACCTGTTCTTGGTCCCATTCTTTTTAAGCTTTAAGAAAAGATGTTTGTCTATGGCAGCCGGCAATACAAAACCGTCGTTGTAATCCGTGTGCTCGCCGATTAAATTAATCCTACCCGGGGAGGCAATCGATAAATCCCATGTCATATGTTTTCATGTTTTATTTCAAGCTCTTGAAGATTATCCAGATGATTGCACTGGGCCTCTTGGGATCGCTTCAGGCTTTCAAGTGTCAACCCATCATCTTCATATCCTACTTTTCGAACAGATACTATTGGGGATAAAAGCCATAGACCGCAATTGGAAAAAGAGGCCTCAATATCCTTATTGTTTTGAGGCATATAACATCCAGAATTGGGATTATCGATGGAATACCCCAAGTTATCGTAGCTCAAATTTGTTTTGATTTCTTTATTCATTTTCTAGTTGGAAATGACTTGTTAATTATTTCGACAGTGGCATGGATTGAATTTTAGATTTAATCCACCATGTTCGAAATTCATACTTGATTTCCAAGATTGAGTACTTGATTTACAGCCTAGCTTAAATTCCCATTGGTCCAAAATGAAGCCCTGAAAATATTTGGAAATGCTTCGCTGTGAAAAACCAATGATCCTTAGGATATGGTTTTCTTTCATTTCTCCACAAAAGAAAAAAGGGCCTGCGAACAGGCCCATTCCCAGCTGATCTGCACATGTCAACTAACTCAAAATAACTAAACTAAACATTATGGAGTATTCAAATAGGTGCTTTGATCAAACTTGAATACTTCTGAAGAAGTCCTTGCCTGTGAGAACAAAGCTTCAAATTGTTCTACCTTTTCAGGATACTGATCTGCCAAATTGTGCTCCTCTGCAATATCCTTGGAGAGATCATACAACTCTATGGCTGAATCATCTTTGAAAACATTGTATTTTACGGCTTTCCAGTCACCTTTTCGAATAGCTTGTCTCCCACCCTTCTCATGAAACTCCCAATAAAGGTATTCATGTTTCTTTTGCTTTTTGGGGTTTCCCAAAAGTGTTGGTGCCAAGGATATACCATCTAAATTTTCAGGAATGCTTGCACCGACCAAATCCAAAAATGTGGGAAAAACGTCCCAAAAGGCAGATATATGGTCCGTTTTTGAGCCTTCGGGGATTGTGCCCTCCCATTTGGCCAACATTGGAACACGAATTCCTCCTTCATACAAATCCCTTTTATATCCCTTAAATGGACCGTTACTATCAAAATAATCAGGATCGCCACCCCCTTCTTTGTGTGGCCCATTATCCGAAGTAAATATGATCAGGGTGTTTTCCTCAATTCCAAGTTCCTTTACCTTATCCATTATTTCGCCAACCTGTTTATCCAACAAAGTCACCATGGCAGCAAACGCAGCATGTGTTTCCGGTTGGGATTCATAGGGCCCTTTCCGGTATTCAGGACCTTCGTCATAGCCTTGAAACGATTTTTCCGGTGGATATTTACCCCTGTGTTGCTCCATCATTTCTGGAGTCGCGGCCAATTCTGCATGCGGTATAATGGAGGCAACGTACAGAAAAAACGGATTGCTCTTGTTTCTAACCAGAAACTCCATGGTCTTTTCATGAATTAATTTTGGTGCATACTGGTTTTTATTGGTTCCGGAATTTCCCAACAATGGAATGGAATCATGATCCGACCAAAGATGATGTGGATAATAGTGATGTCCAAATCGTTGGCAATTATACCCATAAAATGTATCAAAACCCTGATTTAACGGGTCACCTTCAGAACCTGGAAACCCAAGTCCCCACTTTCCAAAAGCCCCGGTCGCATATCCGTTTTCCTTCAAT is drawn from Flagellimonas sp. MMG031 and contains these coding sequences:
- a CDS encoding sodium/sugar symporter, with protein sequence MEGSFEFWDYLVFGLYAVVILTVGLWVSRTKKGTKKSTEDYFLASKSLPWWAIGASLIAANISAEQFIGMSGSGFALGLGIASYEWMGALTLLIVGKYFLPVFIEKKLYTIPEFIEKRYSSDLKSILAVFWVCLYIFVNLTSVLYLGGLALETILGVDMIYAIIGLGLFAAAYSLYGGLAAVAWTDIIQVVFLVLGGLVTTYLALDTVSGGEGVMAGLQRVFDTVPDHFDLILDKSNPEYVNLPGIGVLVGGLWVANLYYWGFNQYIIQRTLAAKSLKESQKGILFAAFLKLIIPLIVVIPGIAAYVIVNDPGLLAGLGETGLYNIPSSGASDKAYPWLMQFLPTGLKGVAIAALAAAIVSSLASMLNSTSTIFTMDIYKQHMNNHASNKTLVGVGRLSAAAALVIAMVLAPLLGGLDQAFQFIQEYTGVVSPGILAVFLLGLFWKKTTNRGAIIGVLASIPVAMFFKVGPKGWVNGSALEPIFPSLPWMDQMGLTFLITVMVIMLASYLQNSGKEDPKGIKFAKETFRTGPMFNIGAFAIMIVLTVLYALLW
- the galK gene encoding galactokinase, which codes for MTWDLSIASPGRINLIGEHTDYNDGFVLPAAIDKHLFLKLKKNGTKNRCTIKSEGFENTYVADLYDLKHGTEGWHDYVLGVLKELQALTQELKGFDCTMQTNVPIGSGMSSSAALECGLAYGLNELFGLGLEKWELIKLCQRAEHNFVGTQCGIMDQFASMMGKEGHSMLLDCRDLDYEYIPTNLDPYVILMLNTNVSHNLAASAYNTRREESASGLKLISEFFGVNNSFRSITKDMVEECSTMLGEIRYRRCSYVLEENQRVLDAAEALKRGDIIALGELLYKSHKGQREKYEVSCPELDFLVDFSKGERKILGSRMVGGGFGGCTLNIIHKSAVEEYLAIASSEYKRKFGIELSSFQTVPSQGTTIMKQDG
- a CDS encoding arylsulfatase translates to MKEKKFLFFNLWVVLGVFVLACHPKQKNRSSDNVKTSSSLSKPNIIYILADDLGYGDVGVYGQSKFETPNIDRLAAEGMLFTQHYSGSTVCAPSRSALLTGMHTGHTVVRGNHEVLPEGQYPIPEDTHTLAEALKENGYATGAFGKWGLGFPGSEGDPLNQGFDTFYGYNCQRFGHHYYPHHLWSDHDSIPLLGNSGTNKNQYAPKLIHEKTMEFLVRNKSNPFFLYVASIIPHAELAATPEMMEQHRGKYPPEKSFQGYDEGPEYRKGPYESQPETHAAFAAMVTLLDKQVGEIMDKVKELGIEENTLIIFTSDNGPHKEGGGDPDYFDSNGPFKGYKRDLYEGGIRVPMLAKWEGTIPEGSKTDHISAFWDVFPTFLDLVGASIPENLDGISLAPTLLGNPKKQKKHEYLYWEFHEKGGRQAIRKGDWKAVKYNVFKDDSAIELYDLSKDIAEEHNLADQYPEKVEQFEALFSQARTSSEVFKFDQSTYLNTP